From Streptomyces sp. 6-11-2, one genomic window encodes:
- a CDS encoding EF-hand domain-containing protein gives MTTSVQLDRIEKRFESWDVNGDGRIDQSDCDAESKRILQAFGENPGSPKGRALSNAYLGMWNFFADKAGIDKENGRLTPEQFNDIVKEHVLENGGADFGKAIKPTIQAMIELADVDDDDQISPTEFKTWLDAMGVENIDPADAFRQMHADGDQLSVDELVQAVRAYHLGEIDVPPLGR, from the coding sequence ATGACCACTTCCGTGCAGCTCGACCGGATCGAGAAGCGCTTCGAGAGCTGGGACGTGAACGGCGACGGCCGCATCGACCAGTCCGACTGCGATGCCGAGTCCAAGCGCATCCTGCAGGCCTTCGGCGAAAATCCCGGCTCCCCGAAGGGCCGTGCGCTGAGCAACGCCTACCTGGGCATGTGGAACTTCTTCGCCGACAAGGCCGGGATCGACAAGGAGAACGGCCGGCTGACCCCCGAGCAGTTCAACGACATCGTTAAGGAACACGTCCTGGAGAATGGCGGCGCAGACTTCGGGAAGGCCATCAAACCGACCATCCAGGCCATGATCGAGCTGGCGGACGTGGACGATGACGACCAGATCAGCCCGACCGAGTTCAAGACCTGGCTGGACGCCATGGGGGTCGAGAACATCGACCCGGCCGACGCATTCCGCCAGATGCACGCCGACGGCGACCAGCTCTCCGTCGACGAGCTGGTTCAGGCCGTCCGCGCCTACCACCTGGGCGAGATCGATGTGCCACCGCTGGGGCGCTGA
- a CDS encoding ferredoxin, producing the protein MPDDHAVTDEEKQSMHRETDTDRCVASGQCALSAPAVFDQSDDGKVIVLDAEPPLADHSRTRQAAALCPAGAIHVHGE; encoded by the coding sequence TTGCCTGACGACCACGCCGTGACGGACGAGGAGAAGCAGAGCATGCACCGGGAAACCGACACCGACCGATGCGTCGCCTCTGGCCAGTGCGCCCTGAGCGCGCCCGCCGTGTTCGACCAGAGCGACGACGGCAAGGTCATCGTCCTCGACGCCGAGCCGCCACTGGCAGATCACTCCCGCACGCGGCAGGCCGCCGCCCTGTGCCCAGCCGGCGCCATCCACGTGCACGGCGAGTGA
- a CDS encoding GntR family transcriptional regulator has translation MARVPESQRVRDALENAVVDGHYRPGERLDPARLEQEFGCSRTPIREALQALERSGLVQIRPKQGTYVTELSVSELAERFEVMAELEGMAARLSARRIDREALDDLERALQECESHAAAGDADRYYYANARFHGIVYDSCGNEYLRLQAHALKRALQPYRRLQLRVPDRMRRSLAEHREIADAITRGDAETAENAARDHVLVQVKEFSQLVRTWRQLTEPSRDAG, from the coding sequence ATGGCCCGGGTCCCGGAATCCCAGCGCGTTCGCGACGCACTCGAGAACGCTGTCGTCGACGGCCACTACCGTCCTGGCGAGCGTCTGGATCCTGCGCGACTCGAACAGGAGTTCGGCTGCTCTCGCACGCCGATCCGGGAAGCCCTCCAGGCCCTGGAGCGCTCCGGACTCGTACAGATCCGGCCCAAGCAGGGCACGTACGTCACCGAGCTGAGCGTCTCCGAACTGGCCGAGCGCTTCGAGGTCATGGCCGAGCTGGAGGGGATGGCGGCGCGGCTCTCCGCCCGCCGGATCGACCGGGAGGCGCTGGACGACCTCGAACGCGCCCTGCAGGAGTGCGAGAGCCACGCGGCGGCCGGCGACGCGGACCGCTACTACTACGCCAATGCCCGGTTCCACGGCATCGTCTACGACTCCTGCGGCAACGAGTACCTGCGGCTGCAGGCCCACGCGCTCAAGCGAGCCCTGCAGCCGTACCGGCGACTGCAGCTGCGCGTCCCGGACCGCATGCGCCGCTCCCTGGCCGAGCACCGCGAGATCGCCGACGCCATCACCCGTGGCGACGCCGAGACGGCGGAGAACGCCGCCCGCGACCACGTACTCGTCCAGGTCAAGGAGTTCAGCCAACTGGTGCGGACATGGCGACAGTTGACGGAGCCGTCGCGCGACGCCGGATGA
- a CDS encoding sodium:solute symporter, which yields MNTTMAITLVGIVTIAVVGMSGRRPSRGEFGEWTVGKRKFSTFTTWFLQAGESFTTFSFLGLAGIAFGGGVAAAFALCYLAINFILQYFTAPRMRELGRKGGYLTQADFFADRFRSPLLGKVVAVVGAVFLLPYLQLQITGLGLIVQLATGSRTGGNLSMVLATVLTVAFVLWSGIRGIARVAYLKDALMIVGLVVLIVGVALSVNGGIGGLFETVRDSHPNFLTFHQEGYDATFFVTAVIISGIGGGLGTMAHLWPPVLAAGSGRALRKNAVWLPLYQIALGIPVIVGFAGILLVKPGSPANAVALTLAGQTLPGWLVGIVAVAAASAAMVPSAAIVVGISSLLSRNLLSVRNERAQLRTNHLCVVAAAGLALVLGLTRPGLLSDLLLLTYGGLTQLAPAIVMGLAKKVRLDAVPALLGILTGVGVLVWLTFGGVDVGTVDTGLIALIPNLVVTAVAQLIVRSRSLAPVPAEAN from the coding sequence GTGAACACCACCATGGCCATCACCCTGGTCGGCATCGTGACCATCGCCGTCGTCGGCATGAGCGGGCGCCGGCCGAGCCGCGGGGAATTCGGCGAATGGACCGTGGGGAAGCGCAAGTTCTCCACCTTCACCACCTGGTTCCTGCAGGCGGGCGAGTCCTTCACGACCTTCAGCTTCCTCGGTCTCGCCGGCATCGCCTTCGGCGGCGGCGTCGCCGCGGCCTTCGCGCTGTGCTATCTCGCGATCAACTTCATCCTGCAGTACTTCACCGCGCCCCGCATGCGTGAACTGGGCCGCAAGGGCGGCTACTTGACGCAGGCCGACTTCTTCGCCGACCGCTTCCGCAGTCCCCTGCTCGGCAAGGTCGTCGCCGTCGTCGGCGCCGTCTTCCTGCTGCCGTACCTCCAGCTCCAGATCACCGGGCTCGGGCTGATCGTGCAACTCGCCACCGGCAGCCGTACGGGCGGCAACCTGAGCATGGTGCTCGCCACCGTCCTCACCGTCGCCTTCGTCCTGTGGTCCGGCATCCGCGGCATCGCGCGCGTCGCCTACCTCAAGGACGCCCTGATGATCGTCGGGCTCGTGGTGCTGATCGTCGGCGTGGCACTGTCCGTGAACGGCGGCATCGGCGGCCTGTTCGAGACCGTGCGGGACAGCCACCCGAACTTCCTGACGTTCCATCAAGAAGGTTACGACGCCACGTTCTTCGTCACCGCCGTCATCATCTCCGGCATCGGTGGCGGACTCGGCACCATGGCCCACCTGTGGCCGCCGGTCCTCGCCGCCGGCAGCGGGCGTGCGCTGCGCAAGAACGCGGTCTGGCTGCCGCTCTACCAGATCGCACTCGGCATCCCTGTGATCGTCGGGTTCGCCGGAATCCTGCTGGTGAAGCCGGGCTCCCCCGCGAACGCCGTCGCCTTGACCCTCGCGGGCCAGACCCTGCCCGGCTGGCTCGTCGGCATCGTCGCGGTCGCCGCGGCCTCGGCGGCGATGGTGCCGTCCGCGGCCATCGTCGTGGGCATCTCCAGCCTGTTGTCCCGCAACCTGCTCAGCGTCCGCAACGAACGCGCGCAGCTGCGCACCAACCACCTGTGCGTCGTCGCGGCCGCCGGCCTCGCCCTCGTGCTCGGCCTGACCAGGCCCGGGCTCCTGTCCGACCTGCTGCTGCTCACCTACGGAGGCCTCACCCAGCTCGCCCCGGCGATCGTCATGGGCCTGGCGAAGAAGGTCCGTCTGGACGCGGTGCCCGCGCTGCTCGGCATCCTGACCGGTGTCGGCGTCCTGGTCTGGCTCACCTTCGGAGGCGTGGACGTCGGCACGGTCGACACCGGGCTCATCGCCCTCATCCCGAACCTGGTGGTCACGGCCGTCGCCCAGCTCATCGTACGGTCCCGCTCCCTCGCCCCGGTCCCGGCCGAGGCCAACTGA
- a CDS encoding TetR/AcrR family transcriptional regulator: MPAGTPRALRADAARNFDKIVRSAREVFTEHGPDTSLDEVARHAGVGIATLFRHFPDKGVLLRAVLDQQFSEQVLPAVERADRDNDVRRGLTQVWEAALSSAADAYNVLTAARGAGVLTPEVGDRFFDALTPLIERGQREGVVRDDLVPEDVRRLMTMLVSVLWTMDAGEDGWRRYVALVLDGLSPVAARPLPCGAPALRRPEA; this comes from the coding sequence ATGCCTGCTGGTACCCCCCGAGCGCTGCGTGCCGATGCGGCACGTAATTTCGACAAGATCGTCCGGTCGGCGCGTGAGGTATTCACCGAACACGGGCCCGACACCTCGCTGGACGAGGTCGCCCGGCATGCAGGGGTGGGGATCGCGACGCTGTTCCGTCACTTCCCCGACAAGGGTGTGCTGCTGCGCGCGGTGCTGGACCAGCAGTTCTCCGAACAGGTGCTGCCCGCGGTGGAGCGGGCGGACCGGGACAATGACGTGCGGCGCGGTCTGACGCAGGTGTGGGAGGCGGCGCTGTCGTCGGCCGCCGACGCCTACAACGTGCTGACCGCGGCCCGCGGCGCCGGAGTGCTGACGCCGGAGGTCGGTGACCGGTTCTTCGACGCGCTGACCCCGCTCATCGAGCGGGGTCAGCGGGAAGGCGTGGTGCGCGACGACCTGGTGCCGGAAGACGTGCGTCGCCTCATGACCATGCTGGTGAGCGTGCTGTGGACGATGGATGCGGGTGAGGACGGGTGGCGGCGCTATGTGGCGCTGGTCCTGGACGGCCTCTCGCCCGTCGCGGCGCGTCCTTTGCCGTGCGGGGCTCCGGCGCTGCGGCGCCCGGAGGCGTGA
- a CDS encoding malonyl-CoA synthase has product MAPPFTTICRSFAEQVERQPDKALFELPDGRRITYRETARTVGRIAARLVADGVTPGDRVAMQVDKSPEAIALYLATLQIGGVFLPLNTAYTGAEMEYFIGDARPRVLVCSPERRADHAHREGEDLVVETLGTKGDGTLLEGDGRHDEAVDASADDPAAILYTSGTTGRSKGAVLTHGNLASNCQALLEAWQFTDQDRLIHALPIFHVHGLFVAANMTLAAGASMYYLPKFDVEKVVDLLPRATVLMGVPTFYTRMVKHDRLTPETCASMRLFVSGSAPLLASDHEAFEARTGHAILERYGMTETGMNTTNPYEGGPRKPGTVGKPLPGTEIRVVDGESGQALPDGEVGSIEVRGPNVFSGYWQLPEKTAAEFRADGFFITGDLGRIDEDGYLCIVGRGKDLVISGGYNIYPKEIEELLDAHPTVLESAVIGVPHPDFGETVVAVVVPAPGQEPRESELLKFIAGDLARFKHPRAVRVEAALPRNVMGKVQKAELRKRYQDLFVGLNA; this is encoded by the coding sequence ATGGCACCACCCTTCACCACCATCTGCCGGTCCTTCGCCGAGCAGGTGGAGCGGCAGCCGGACAAGGCGCTCTTCGAGCTGCCCGACGGTCGGCGGATCACCTACCGCGAGACGGCGCGGACCGTGGGGCGGATCGCCGCCCGGCTCGTCGCCGACGGTGTCACCCCCGGTGACCGGGTCGCCATGCAGGTGGACAAATCCCCGGAGGCCATCGCGCTGTATCTGGCGACGCTGCAGATCGGCGGCGTCTTCCTGCCGCTCAACACCGCGTACACCGGTGCGGAGATGGAGTACTTCATCGGCGACGCCCGGCCGCGTGTGCTGGTCTGCTCCCCGGAGCGGCGGGCCGACCATGCGCACCGCGAAGGGGAGGACCTCGTCGTCGAGACCCTGGGCACCAAGGGCGACGGCACCCTGCTGGAGGGCGACGGCCGCCACGACGAGGCCGTCGACGCGTCGGCCGACGACCCGGCGGCGATCCTCTACACCTCCGGCACCACCGGACGCTCCAAGGGCGCGGTGCTGACCCACGGCAACCTCGCCTCCAACTGCCAGGCGCTGCTGGAAGCCTGGCAATTCACCGACCAAGACCGGCTGATCCACGCCCTGCCGATCTTCCACGTCCACGGGCTCTTCGTCGCCGCGAACATGACGCTGGCGGCCGGTGCCTCCATGTACTACCTGCCGAAGTTCGACGTGGAGAAGGTCGTGGATCTGCTGCCCCGGGCCACGGTGCTCATGGGCGTGCCCACCTTCTACACCCGGATGGTGAAGCACGACCGGCTCACCCCGGAGACCTGCGCTTCGATGCGGCTGTTCGTCTCCGGCTCGGCCCCACTGCTTGCGAGCGACCACGAGGCCTTCGAGGCCCGTACGGGCCACGCCATCCTGGAGCGCTACGGGATGACCGAGACCGGTATGAACACCACCAACCCGTACGAGGGCGGCCCGCGCAAGCCCGGCACCGTCGGCAAGCCGCTGCCCGGCACGGAGATCCGGGTGGTGGACGGCGAGTCCGGACAGGCACTGCCCGACGGTGAGGTCGGCAGCATCGAGGTCCGTGGCCCCAACGTCTTCAGCGGGTACTGGCAACTGCCCGAGAAGACGGCGGCCGAGTTCCGTGCGGACGGCTTCTTCATCACCGGTGACCTGGGCCGCATCGACGAGGACGGCTATCTGTGCATCGTCGGCCGGGGCAAGGACCTGGTGATCTCCGGCGGCTACAACATCTACCCGAAGGAGATCGAGGAACTGCTCGACGCCCACCCCACGGTGCTGGAGTCCGCCGTGATCGGTGTCCCGCACCCGGATTTCGGGGAGACGGTCGTGGCTGTCGTCGTCCCGGCGCCGGGCCAGGAGCCCCGGGAGAGCGAACTGCTGAAGTTCATCGCCGGCGACCTCGCCCGGTTCAAGCACCCGCGCGCCGTGCGCGTCGAGGCGGCTCTGCCGCGCAACGTGATGGGGAAGGTGCAGAAGGCCGAGCTGCGCAAGCGTTACCAGGATCTGTTCGTGGGCTTGAACGCCTGA
- a CDS encoding sodium:calcium antiporter, whose translation MTSILIFVAGVALLIYSAEKLITYLVGAARGLAVSLFLLAIVFTGIEFDDLAFGVVLNVEGLEDVALGVVFGTVISLSGLVLAIAALVAPCRVEIPKDYIALFAIAPLILIGPALLGELGTVFAIVLVLLFLLFVAYIAYRESRRAVPTFRSAEVLEAVDSPELVGVAAGTAGGPGGGTGDRDHGSGGLYETGQVGATKSASRPGWMLLGLAILALTGIVVGAWTMTKGTEGIVENFAISGTVFGATIATLVLSLEDIFLTAEPARRGAPAIGVGNVIGSVVFSVTAKVGIIALAGGALVITPEIFSWHLPALVVINGFAAYALLTGHLRRWHGVVLLVAYIAYWAISFSVFGLVPVDDAPGSDDARRPGIEAPAVPGAPAPDNDDADLASARPLSLGWQ comes from the coding sequence ATGACGTCCATCCTCATCTTCGTCGCCGGAGTGGCGCTGCTGATCTACAGTGCCGAGAAGCTGATCACCTACCTGGTCGGCGCCGCGCGCGGCCTGGCGGTCTCGCTGTTCTTGTTGGCCATTGTGTTCACCGGGATCGAGTTCGACGACCTCGCCTTCGGTGTGGTGCTCAACGTTGAGGGACTGGAAGACGTCGCGCTCGGCGTCGTCTTTGGAACCGTCATCTCGCTGTCGGGCCTGGTGCTCGCGATTGCTGCCCTCGTCGCGCCCTGCCGGGTGGAGATCCCGAAGGACTACATCGCCTTGTTCGCGATCGCTCCTTTGATCCTGATCGGGCCGGCACTGCTCGGCGAGCTGGGGACCGTCTTCGCGATTGTTCTCGTCCTGCTGTTCCTGCTGTTCGTCGCCTACATCGCCTATCGCGAGTCCCGTCGGGCGGTGCCGACGTTCAGGAGCGCGGAAGTACTCGAAGCGGTGGACAGTCCCGAACTCGTCGGCGTCGCCGCCGGAACGGCCGGGGGCCCAGGTGGTGGTACCGGGGATCGGGACCATGGCTCCGGTGGCCTCTACGAGACCGGCCAGGTCGGCGCGACGAAGTCGGCCAGCCGGCCGGGGTGGATGCTGCTCGGGCTGGCGATCCTCGCGCTGACCGGAATCGTCGTCGGCGCCTGGACCATGACGAAGGGAACCGAGGGCATCGTGGAGAACTTCGCGATCAGCGGCACTGTCTTCGGTGCGACGATCGCGACGCTGGTGCTTTCCCTGGAGGACATCTTCCTGACCGCGGAGCCGGCCCGGCGAGGCGCGCCCGCGATCGGTGTCGGCAACGTCATCGGCAGCGTCGTGTTCTCGGTGACTGCGAAGGTGGGCATCATCGCCCTGGCCGGCGGCGCGCTCGTGATCACCCCGGAGATCTTCAGCTGGCACCTGCCGGCCCTGGTGGTGATCAACGGGTTCGCCGCATACGCACTGCTCACCGGGCACCTCAGGCGCTGGCACGGCGTGGTGCTGCTGGTGGCCTACATCGCCTACTGGGCCATCAGCTTCTCCGTGTTCGGGCTGGTTCCCGTGGACGATGCCCCGGGCTCCGACGACGCGCGGCGACCGGGCATCGAGGCACCGGCGGTCCCGGGTGCGCCCGCGCCCGACAACGACGACGCGGATCTGGCATCTGCCCGCCCCCTATCACTCGGTTGGCAATAG
- a CDS encoding malonyl-CoA decarboxylase domain-containing protein: protein MERHDGWLLTDLFQALGRRRGTDPAAGEPLDSPLDQLLAACEVLMSDVGEASMRAVAARALAAYDELDDDGRRAFFSHITQTYDADADQVRAAFRRWEDARSAGSRGEEELVRLFDVVEPARQQLLRRMNHAPDATLALVEMRADLRRLMHRHPELRPLDHDFHHLLTSWFNRGFLRMAEVTGDAPKELHQHLMQGEKVHPMESSAELRRRLEPEDRAVYAFFHPATGEVPLIFVEVALVRGLPDRIAPLLEPGPALSPSDADTAALYSINNALDGLAGVSFGSFLIKQVIEQVGGQLPHLTQFVTLSPLPGFRRWLGEQAGRDAELRLLVRELDALEGPADLGAADAERIRARLLPALARYIAVERREDGRPLDPVARFHLGNGAAAWQLNWPANSSVEAWRQSYGAMINYRYEPGQLERRHEDFVRRGAVALGGPLRDAFPEAAEVPRARDASTASTASNDR, encoded by the coding sequence ATGGAACGTCACGACGGCTGGCTGCTGACCGACCTGTTCCAGGCTCTCGGGCGGCGGCGTGGCACGGATCCGGCGGCCGGAGAGCCGTTGGACTCCCCACTGGACCAGCTGCTCGCCGCCTGCGAAGTCCTGATGAGCGACGTGGGTGAAGCCTCGATGCGCGCCGTCGCGGCCAGGGCTCTCGCCGCCTACGACGAGCTCGACGACGACGGCAGGCGGGCCTTCTTCAGCCACATCACCCAGACCTACGACGCCGACGCCGATCAGGTCCGTGCCGCCTTCCGCCGCTGGGAGGACGCCCGCAGCGCCGGGTCCCGGGGCGAGGAGGAGCTGGTCCGCCTCTTCGACGTGGTCGAGCCGGCCCGCCAGCAGCTGCTCCGCCGGATGAACCACGCACCGGACGCCACGCTCGCCCTGGTCGAGATGCGCGCGGACCTGCGCCGGCTGATGCACCGGCACCCCGAGCTGCGGCCCCTCGACCATGACTTCCACCACCTGCTCACCTCATGGTTCAACCGAGGCTTTCTCCGCATGGCGGAGGTCACCGGGGACGCACCGAAGGAGCTGCACCAGCACCTGATGCAGGGCGAGAAGGTCCACCCGATGGAGAGCAGCGCCGAGCTCCGCCGTCGCTTGGAGCCGGAGGACCGTGCCGTCTATGCGTTCTTCCATCCGGCCACCGGGGAGGTACCGCTGATCTTCGTGGAGGTCGCTCTGGTGCGCGGCTTGCCGGACCGTATCGCTCCACTGCTGGAGCCCGGCCCGGCGCTCAGCCCTTCGGACGCGGACACGGCGGCGCTCTACTCGATCAACAACGCGCTGGACGGCCTGGCCGGAGTCTCCTTCGGCAGCTTCCTCATCAAGCAGGTCATCGAGCAGGTGGGCGGGCAACTGCCCCATCTGACGCAGTTCGTCACGCTCTCGCCCCTCCCCGGATTCCGGCGCTGGCTCGGTGAGCAGGCCGGACGGGACGCCGAGCTGAGGCTGCTCGTCCGTGAGCTGGACGCCCTGGAGGGGCCGGCGGACCTTGGCGCGGCGGACGCCGAACGGATCCGTGCCCGGCTCCTTCCCGCCCTGGCCCGGTACATCGCGGTCGAGCGGCGCGAGGACGGACGCCCCCTCGATCCGGTCGCCCGATTCCACCTGGGTAACGGAGCCGCCGCCTGGCAGCTGAACTGGCCGGCGAACAGCTCGGTCGAAGCCTGGCGGCAGTCGTACGGCGCGATGATCAACTACCGCTACGAGCCGGGGCAGCTGGAGCGCCGGCACGAGGACTTCGTCCGCCGCGGCGCCGTCGCCCTCGGCGGACCGCTGCGCGACGCCTTCCCCGAGGCCGCCGAGGTGCCCCGTGCCAGGGACGCCTCCACCGCATCTACCGCCTCAAACGATCGATGA
- a CDS encoding amidase yields MPVAPGPVAPSFVESVEPAASGPAVPGRDEICVLDAVDLAARIRRGELSAREVVQAHLDRIERHNPAVNAIVTLDSEGALAAAAAADERQARGEELGPLHGLPIAFKDTHLTRGMRTTHGSPLFAEHVPHEDELLVQRIQGAGAIRIGKTNVPEFAAGSHTFNPVFGATRNPYDMTRSAGGSSGGAAAALAAGFQPLADGSDMGGSLRNPASFCNVVGLRPTPGRVPSHPSGNLWDTLGVAGPMGRTVADTALLLSVMAGPDPRVPISLDEPGTGFRAPLGRNTAGLRVAFAPDLGGRVPVDRDVRDVFERQAKVFEDLGSVVVEDCPDLDGAEDVFRTLRAHEFNLGLGALLDSDRASLKSSLVWNIEEGRRLTGADLVRATTGHARIHLAATAFFERYDVLIAPVSQVTPFAIESEYPTDIDGEPQRTYLDWMRSAYFVTVLGSPALSVPAGFTPAGLPVGLQIVGPPRAERTVLETGAAYEAATGHGRRRPSLP; encoded by the coding sequence ATGCCCGTTGCTCCCGGCCCCGTCGCCCCCAGCTTCGTCGAATCCGTCGAACCCGCCGCATCCGGCCCCGCCGTCCCCGGCCGGGACGAGATCTGCGTACTCGACGCCGTCGACCTCGCGGCCCGCATCCGCCGCGGGGAACTCTCGGCCCGCGAGGTCGTCCAGGCCCACCTCGACCGCATCGAGCGTCACAACCCCGCCGTCAACGCGATCGTCACCCTCGACTCGGAGGGCGCGCTGGCCGCCGCCGCTGCCGCCGACGAGCGGCAGGCGCGCGGCGAGGAGCTCGGCCCGCTGCACGGTCTGCCCATCGCCTTCAAGGACACCCACCTCACCCGCGGCATGCGCACCACGCACGGCTCACCGCTCTTCGCCGAGCACGTCCCGCACGAGGACGAGCTCCTCGTGCAGCGCATCCAGGGCGCGGGCGCCATCCGCATCGGCAAGACCAACGTCCCCGAGTTCGCGGCCGGCTCGCACACCTTCAACCCCGTCTTCGGCGCGACCCGGAACCCGTACGACATGACGCGGTCCGCAGGCGGCAGCAGCGGCGGGGCCGCGGCCGCGCTCGCCGCCGGGTTCCAGCCGCTCGCCGACGGCAGCGACATGGGCGGCTCGCTGCGCAACCCGGCGTCCTTCTGCAACGTCGTCGGCCTGCGCCCCACCCCCGGCCGCGTCCCCTCGCACCCCTCCGGCAACCTCTGGGACACCCTCGGCGTCGCCGGGCCCATGGGCCGCACCGTCGCCGACACCGCGCTGCTGCTGTCCGTCATGGCCGGGCCCGACCCGCGCGTCCCGATCTCCCTCGACGAGCCGGGCACCGGCTTCCGCGCGCCGCTCGGGCGGAACACCGCCGGGCTGCGCGTCGCGTTCGCCCCCGACCTCGGCGGCCGGGTCCCCGTCGACCGCGACGTGCGCGACGTCTTCGAGCGCCAGGCCAAGGTCTTCGAGGACCTCGGCTCCGTCGTCGTCGAGGACTGCCCCGACCTGGACGGTGCCGAGGACGTGTTCCGCACGCTGCGCGCCCACGAGTTCAACCTCGGTCTCGGCGCGCTGCTCGACAGCGACCGCGCGTCCCTGAAGTCCAGCCTCGTCTGGAACATCGAGGAGGGGCGGCGCCTGACCGGCGCCGACCTCGTCCGTGCCACCACCGGTCACGCCCGTATCCACCTCGCCGCCACCGCCTTCTTCGAGCGGTACGACGTGCTGATCGCCCCGGTCAGCCAGGTCACCCCGTTCGCCATCGAGTCGGAGTACCCCACCGACATCGACGGGGAGCCGCAGCGCACCTACCTCGACTGGATGCGCTCCGCGTACTTCGTCACCGTTCTGGGCTCACCCGCCCTCTCCGTCCCCGCCGGCTTCACTCCAGCCGGCCTTCCCGTCGGCCTCCAGATCGTGGGCCCGCCCCGCGCCGAGAGGACCGTGCTCGAGACCGGTGCCGCCTACGAGGCCGCCACCGGGCACGGACGCCGTCGCCCCTCCCTCCCGTAG
- a CDS encoding transposase domain-containing protein — protein MRGCKWWLIWKDAGREKRSPRRTGWSAKTSRSQRPEAPLSGQSVITREVAVAEGVFAPGHLGEMTQTVPFEMVDEVLAECRAVQQRLRKLPARGGVVYLLLAATLFEECGYPAAWRKLTGTLDALPLPRVTATALWHARTRLGVRPLQALCVAGVSLHDPREARPGRPPRTARLPRRPAAEVRSGRLQRAPCSGVRHQPPQATSRGRNEIRETRRPL, from the coding sequence GTGCGTGGCTGCAAGTGGTGGCTGATCTGGAAGGACGCCGGACGCGAGAAGCGGAGCCCCAGGAGAACTGGCTGGTCCGCCAAGACAAGCCGTTCACAAAGACCGGAGGCTCCGCTGTCCGGACAGTCTGTCATCACCCGTGAGGTCGCGGTAGCCGAAGGCGTCTTCGCCCCGGGTCATCTGGGCGAGATGACTCAGACCGTGCCGTTCGAGATGGTCGACGAGGTCCTCGCCGAGTGCCGGGCTGTGCAGCAGCGGCTGCGGAAACTCCCAGCCCGGGGGGGGGTGGTCTACCTGCTGCTCGCGGCCACGTTGTTCGAGGAATGCGGCTACCCGGCCGCCTGGCGCAAGCTCACCGGCACTCTTGACGCCCTGCCTCTGCCGCGGGTGACCGCGACCGCGTTGTGGCACGCCCGCACCCGGCTGGGCGTGCGCCCGCTGCAGGCTCTGTGCGTCGCCGGAGTATCGCTGCACGATCCCAGAGAAGCGCGACCAGGTCGCCCACCGCGCACAGCGCGGCTCCCGCGGCGGCCGGCCGCCGAAGTTCGATCCGGCCGACTACAAAGAGCGCCATGCAGTGGAGTGCGGCATCAACCGCCTCAAGCGACATCGCGCGGTCGCAACGAGATACGAGAAACTCGCCGTCCGCTATGA